The stretch of DNA atctaaattatttaaaatactaaaaaatatcgtCGACACTAACTAGAGTgacgaattaatttaattttattattttatgataaaaagcTGTAATATTTCCTTcactaattatttcatttgcatatttttattttattaataaatgagacaccaaatatcaacaataaaataacaagtATTCAAATGAGTGCGTTCAGTGGTTccaaaagttacaaaataataatggaaagataatttcttgccaaaaataattattgttataaaatcttgaaaatcttctgaaaatgttaaaacttttttaaattctacttTTTAGATCTCTATGCACATTATTGTTATCAATAgacgtttataaaatatttaaaaaatatatttttacacatttttaagTAATCGGTATGTACATCATATCCAATTTTGGCGCGGCTGATGGCGCACATCGATTTTGGAGTCATAAGAGCTTTAAAGCAAAGTTATCATTGAGAATTTTGCTTTTGATATGTTTCAGCGCAAGTGCGCAGGTAATTCTAATTTCtcaaacaattttgttaatggTTTGAACGACACTGCTtgcattatatacaataatgtgTAATTTGAAGGTATAGATAGGACTTTAGTTACAATCATTTTCGAGTAGAGTAAGTAcgtatataataaacttttttctacACGATTATAGAATGCATTGTACCAATGGGTAAAATACCATCGTATGCATCACAAGTATTGCGATACCAACGCGGATCCTCACAATACGAAGCGCggctttttttttgcacatttcggtTGGCTGATGATGAAGGAACATCCAGAATATATTGAGAAAAGCAAGAAGCTTGATCTGTCAGATATTATGTCTGATCCTGTCGTAGCCTTTGATAAAAAGTATATGTCGCTTTTTTATCTTactaataaaacttattaaaaatttcgaaaaatttagtaatttgttttatataataatattttattatttatataattatttatataattaattttatataataatacaataatatatatagaatatacttAAACTAACTCTGAATGCTGTTAtgattttatagatatttcttgCCGCTTCAACTTTTTTTCGGTTTTATCCTACCTACGGCAATGCCTGTATACCTCTGGAATGAGACCTGGGGAAGAGCTATTATATCGCAAGTTTTTATACGATATATCATCACTTTGAACACCGTATGGACTATCAATAGCATCGCTCATGCATGGGGTACCAGGCCGTATGATAAGTATGTAATTTACACGCGTATATACGATATTTACCATTTGCGtataaaattgtgtaattGCATCTACATATATAGTACAACAGAAAACTAAAAAAGGtcacatatttaatatgtttaattgacaatatataaatgtcaaacaaataatacttcaaataattaataaagtattattatatctcttatcaattatgaaaaaatatacgcTCAGTATACCTTTAatgactatttttataaaattaattatttattgatttcttCCTTTTTAATAACACGTTTCTCGTTCTTAGGACCATAAGACCAGCGGATAACGAATTAATCAACTTTTTATCAGCGGGAGAAGGACATCATAATTATCATCATGTGTTCCCGTGGGACTACAGGTCGGCAGAAAACGGTTATAACAAAATGAATTATACCACAGTCTTCATcgacatttttgcaaaactaaaattagcctacaatttgaaatatccatctatagatttaataaaaaaaaactgtgtTGAACAGAGGCGATGGCACACACCACACATTGTCGGAAGTACCAAGACCCGAATAAATCGGCCAAGAGATAAAAAACATCATGTAATTTCGATAATGTATTTTtgcttgtttttaaaataaataaaaacattttatgtacATAACCCGTTTCTCGTTCTTAGGACCATAAGACCAGCGGATAACGAATTAATCAACTTTTTATCAGCGGGAGAAGGACACCATAATTATCATCATGTGTTCCCGTGGGACTACAGGTCGGCAGAAAACGGTTATAACAAAATGAATTATACTACAGTCTTCATCGACATTTTTGCGAAACTAGGATTAGCCTacaatttgaaatatccatctatagattta from Linepithema humile isolate Giens D197 chromosome 2, Lhum_UNIL_v1.0, whole genome shotgun sequence encodes:
- the LOC136997927 gene encoding acyl-CoA Delta-9 desaturase-like isoform X2, which produces MASTDYVKRTKINTEKVLYNDMFPVKIIGNGNDDTNKKFEKAKSGFFDFETDILWFNVLQLVVLHTIGIYGLLTFDYMKNPMTTLWIIGMYIISNFGAADGAHRFWSHKSFKAKLSLRILLLICFSASAQNALYQWVKYHRMHHKYCDTNADPHNTKRGFFFAHFGWLMMKEHPEYIEKSKKLDLSDIMSDPVVAFDKKYFLPLQLFFGFILPTAMPVYLWNETWGRAIISQVFIRYIITLNTVWTINSIAHAWGTRPYDKYVIYTRIYDIYHLRIKLCNCIYIYSTTEN
- the LOC136997927 gene encoding acyl-CoA Delta-9 desaturase-like isoform X1, giving the protein MDLNTSVSTCNTSTKINTEKVLYNDMFPVKIIGNGNDDTNKKFEKAKSGFFDFETDILWFNVLQLVVLHTIGIYGLLTFDYMKNPMTTLWIIGMYIISNFGAADGAHRFWSHKSFKAKLSLRILLLICFSASAQNALYQWVKYHRMHHKYCDTNADPHNTKRGFFFAHFGWLMMKEHPEYIEKSKKLDLSDIMSDPVVAFDKKYFLPLQLFFGFILPTAMPVYLWNETWGRAIISQVFIRYIITLNTVWTINSIAHAWGTRPYDKYVIYTRIYDIYHLRIKLCNCIYIYSTTEN